In Erythrolamprus reginae isolate rEryReg1 chromosome 10, rEryReg1.hap1, whole genome shotgun sequence, one DNA window encodes the following:
- the LOC139172785 gene encoding uncharacterized protein — MSSEIEGVVLGVPGSLPSLAPKPRPPAYKAGEKHSCSPKTRRSSRAKLPERRHPRKPSRWAPTEHLHVQTPLRESIHSPSWLASKVYLKLECAQPTSSFKIRGIGNFCKTLVLKSGGTQTEQLECNDEKILVEPACGAALAIVYSGRVQKLQAEGKLTPRLDSLVVIVCGGNNITLAQLNRLKAQLGLSTDEEPWDDDVEEAHIAMALWSSRNKGSHFRPSFQPHHQPCTY, encoded by the exons ATGTCATCGGAGATCGAAGGGGTAGTCTTGGGGGTGCCTGGTTCCCTCCCCTCACTGGCCCCCAAGCCAAGACCCCCAGCTTATAAAGCGGGAGAGAAGCACTCATGTTCTCCAAAGACACGGCGAAGTTCGAGAGCGAAGCTGCCTGAGAGAAGACACCCACGAAAA CCTTCTAGATGGGCTCCCACTGAGCACCTCCATGTGCAAACGCCGCTGCGAGAAAGCATCCACTCTCCAAGTTGGCTGGCATCCAAAGTCTATCTCAAGCTGGAGTGCGCCCAACCCACATCTTCTTTCAAGATACGGGGCATTGGAAACTTTTGCAAAACG ttggtgttgaagtctgggggcacccagacagaacagttagaatgca ATGATGAGAAGATCCTCGTGGAGCCAGCTTGTGGGGCTGCGTTGGCCATCGTCTACAGCGGAAGGGTCCAAAAGCTACAAGCAGAAGGCAAGCTGACGCCCCGGCTGGACTCACTCGTGGTGATTGTGTGTGGAGGCAACAATATCACACTGGCCCAGCTAAACCGTCTCAAGGCCCAACTGGGCCTCTCGACAGATGAGGAGCCCTGGGATGATGACGTAGAAGAAGCCCATATCGCAATGGCCTTGTGGTCTTCTCGAAACAAAGGCAGCCATTTCCGGCCTTCGTTCCAGCCTCACCATCAACCCTGCACTTATTAA